GTGGAGGGGCTCATGACCTATTGGGAAGGGCTCGAAATCAAGGCCGACACCAAGGTCAAGTATTACGAGACCGACCACAAGACCGTCACCAAGGCCAACGCCAGCGAGTTCTTCCAGACCTTTCTCGGCAACGCCAAGCACATTCCGCACTGGCTGATCTCCTACCGCGATCACGCCTATCCCAACGAGCAGGAGATGAAGCGGATCATCGGCTCATTCGGCAAACAGAGCCGGATGAAGTCCAAGGATCACCACTACGCCATCACCTCCAAGCACGGCGAGGCTTCCAACGCCAAGGAGCGCCTGTTCGTCTGCGGTCCCGGGGCCAAGGCCAGCGCCGAGCGGGAGGAGAAACCCGTTCCGATGGCCGCCGCCGCGAACTTTCACACCAGCATCCCCGTGGACATCCGGCTGGGCGACGGCGAACGCCTCGCGACCGAGGCCATGGATGTCGGCTCGGCGGGCGACCCCCAGTTCAGTTTCGTGCTCTGCCGCACCGGGACCAACAAGAACGGCGATCACTTCACCGCCGAGGAGTTGTCCGGTCGGCATATGACGGCCGTGAACAAGAAGGTCGATCTGCAGCATTCGCAGGAGTTCAACGACATCGTCGGCGGCATCGTCGCCGCCGACTACCTGGAGGACGACAACGGCGGCCGCGTGGAATGCGTCGGCGAGCTGTACGTCCACGACACCCCGGCCGCCCGGCTGGCCTACAAGCTGATGAAGCGCGGGATCATCTCCCAGGTCTCCATGGAGTGCGACTACCAGGAAGGCGAATGCTCGGTCTGCCACAAGCGCTTCCAGAACAAGGCCGACTACTGCACCCACCTGCGCAAATTCAAGGGCCGTGATTTCAACGGCCAACCCGTTTTCGAGATTCTGCACGGCGTCACTTTCACCGGACTGGGACTGCTCGACCGCAAAGGCGCGGACGAGAACGCCAGGATTCTGCAGGTGGCGTCCCTTCAGAGCCAGCCCGACCAATCCCAACCCGAAGGAGATTCCACGATGGAAGACAAAACCAAACCCACCGATGACCCGGCCGTCGAAGCGGCCAAGAAGAAACCCGCCCAGCAGGAAGGCGATCCTGCCCGCGTTACCGACCTGGAAAAGGAAAACCGGCAGCTCAAGGCCCAGGTCGCCGAGCTGCAGAAACGAGTCCAGGAACTGGAAGCCGAACAAAAGGCGGCCGCCTGCCGCTCCCGGGCCAAGAAGCTGCTCACCCGGCTGGAGAAGCAGGGACTCTCCTTCGCTTCCGATGAGGACCGGGAAGCCGAGCTGAAACGCCTGGCCGAACTGTCCGACGAAGCCTTTGCCGCCACCGAGGCCGCTTACGAGCGCCTGCCCAAATCGGCAAAGGCGGACAAGGACAAGGAAGAGAAACCCGCCGACAGCGACCAGGGCGGCAAGCCCGCCGCCAAGGCATCGACGGAAACCCCGCTGCGCAGCGACGCCGGTGTCCGGCCCCACGATGTGGACGACCGCAAGGTGTCGCTCGAGGACCGTCTGCGCGACGGGTTCATGGCCGCTTACCGCAACCGTGTCGGCGAGGACTCTCCCGAACACTCGCAAATCAACGCATAAGGAGGAAACACCATGTCATTCATCAATCCGTGTCACCGCAGCCTCGCCTATGGCGACGGCCACATCCAGGGCGACGGCCAGCTCGGCCAGGCGGTCCGCGTGGTCGGAGACGACCTGTTCGCCGTCAACACCGATCCCACCAAGCGCTCCTTCGGCATCCTGATCAAGGATTACGTCGGTGGCGAAATGCCCGGCATCTACTGTGACGGCGGCGTCTACGAGACCGACGCCTTCGAAGGGACCGTCGTCGCAGGAGACGACCTGAAAGTTTCGGCGAGCGGTCGGCTGACCAACGGCATCGCGGCCGGAGAGCACGTCGTCGCCCACGCCATTTCCGTACAGAGCGGCGTCCTCAAATTCCGCCTGCTCGTCTAACCCAAGGAGCCAACGCACATGAAAACCAATCAGTTGAAGATCCACTCCCAGGAGTACATGGAAACCATGGCGCGGCTCATGAGCGAGGCTCTCGAGTCGCCCGAAGGCATGCGGGCGCTTGCCGCCGCCATTGCCGCGCCCATCGAACAGGAGATCAAGCGCAAGGAGATTTCCTCGCTGCTGCTCACCAAGCACACGCTGCCCAAGGGCGAACGTCCGGTCTACCAGAAGAAACCGACCGTCAAGGCTCACTGGATCAGCAAGGACGGCGACGCCCAGGAGCAGGAGGTGGGCAAGGACGAGGTCGAGTTCCCCACCAACCGCATCCACTCCAATCCGATGGTGGACGTTTCCGTCCTCAAGAACGGCAACATCGGCACGCTGATGGACATCCAGACCAGCGCCGCCGACGCTATTCGCAAGGAGATGGACCGCCGCACCATCTCGGTGCTCTCCTCGGCCATCCCGGCGACCAACACCATCGAGGTCACTGGCGACCTGCTCACCGAGGATGCACTGAACGAGGCCATCTCGATCATCGAGGACCTGGAGCTGTCGGTGAAGTACATCGTCCTGCGCGGCCGCCGGTTCAACGACATGCGCGGCTGGAACCTCGATCCCCAGACCAAGCTCGAGCTGCGCCAGAAGGGTGTCATCAAGAACTACGGCACCGGCGGCATTCTGCTGACCGCCTCCATGCCGCTGGACGAGATCATCATCGTCCCGGATGAAGAGGTCGGAAAGATGCCGGTGCGCGAAAACCTGAAGACAGAGTCCATCGATCAGAAGACCCGCTTCAAGACCGGCTGGCTGGTGTGGTCCGAGATCGGTCAGGGCATTACCCGCCCTGACATCATGGCCAAGGTCAAACTGGTTCCGTAATCCGGGAGGTGACGTGAGATGAATCGAATCAAGAACATCCGTCCCGGCGTTCTGGTGATCCCCGACGCCGGGCTGAAACTCAAGCCCGGCCAGGTGGTCGAGGTGGAACGCCTCACCAAGCAGATCCAGGCGGCGCTCAAGAATGGCCGCTTGGCCATGGCCGACAAACCGAAGCAGGAACCGCTCGCCCCTCCAGAGCCCGACCAGGACGCGGAACCGGTGGACCTGAGCAAGCTCTCCGCCACCGACGCGATTTCCAAGGTCAACGAGGAAGCCAATCCGGAGACCCTCAAAGGCTACATGGAAACCGAGAAACGCCGCACGGTGATCGAC
This region of Desulforhabdus amnigena genomic DNA includes:
- a CDS encoding HK97-fold major capsid protein, giving the protein MKTNQLKIHSQEYMETMARLMSEALESPEGMRALAAAIAAPIEQEIKRKEISSLLLTKHTLPKGERPVYQKKPTVKAHWISKDGDAQEQEVGKDEVEFPTNRIHSNPMVDVSVLKNGNIGTLMDIQTSAADAIRKEMDRRTISVLSSAIPATNTIEVTGDLLTEDALNEAISIIEDLELSVKYIVLRGRRFNDMRGWNLDPQTKLELRQKGVIKNYGTGGILLTASMPLDEIIIVPDEEVGKMPVRENLKTESIDQKTRFKTGWLVWSEIGQGITRPDIMAKVKLVP
- a CDS encoding DNA adenine methylase; this encodes MELFATDLERLAFLLEADAALTLDPDTLGSEAAEQSAPEELPPEKRPKYITNYIGSKQKLVDWIWKHTPEGTGTVLDAFSGSAVVAYMYKTKGLQVIANDRLRYCHHAAKAIIENNSVRLSEDEIEALLADNAKAGSFVQDNFKGIFFAKGVHTLIDTIRANCDKLSGFKKDIALFGLGKTCMSGKGGFGHFSSSTDYGRRQDTPDEFKDRLRKNLQRINALVFDNDKENKAHRQDINDLLPKAKADLAYFDPPYATEFSTTNYERAYHFVEGLMTYWEGLEIKADTKVKYYETDHKTVTKANASEFFQTFLGNAKHIPHWLISYRDHAYPNEQEMKRIIGSFGKQSRMKSKDHHYAITSKHGEASNAKERLFVCGPGAKASAEREEKPVPMAAAANFHTSIPVDIRLGDGERLATEAMDVGSAGDPQFSFVLCRTGTNKNGDHFTAEELSGRHMTAVNKKVDLQHSQEFNDIVGGIVAADYLEDDNGGRVECVGELYVHDTPAARLAYKLMKRGIISQVSMECDYQEGECSVCHKRFQNKADYCTHLRKFKGRDFNGQPVFEILHGVTFTGLGLLDRKGADENARILQVASLQSQPDQSQPEGDSTMEDKTKPTDDPAVEAAKKKPAQQEGDPARVTDLEKENRQLKAQVAELQKRVQELEAEQKAAACRSRAKKLLTRLEKQGLSFASDEDREAELKRLAELSDEAFAATEAAYERLPKSAKADKDKEEKPADSDQGGKPAAKASTETPLRSDAGVRPHDVDDRKVSLEDRLRDGFMAAYRNRVGEDSPEHSQINA